From the Acidimicrobiales bacterium genome, the window CCTCTGGCGGTCACGTCGTCTCAGGGTAGCCACGACACCCGGCTGCGCAGCAGCACGTAGCCGAGGAAGGCACCGGCGTCGATGAGGCTGTGCGCCAGCACCAGCCGCGCCAGGCGACCCTGGCGCTGGTAGAGACGGCCGAACAACAGACCCATGGCGGCGTTGCCGAGGAAGCCACCGAAGCCCTGGTAGAGGTGGTACGCGC encodes:
- a CDS encoding CPBP family intramembrane glutamic endopeptidase, with the protein product TSLPAVWWRIPVLVLVAVENGVLEEVVVCGFLLHRLRQLHWGDDRSLVVSAALRGAYHLYQGFGGFLGNAAMGLLFGRLYQRQGRLARLVLAHSLIDAGAFLGYVLLRSRVSWLP